A genomic segment from Malus domestica chromosome 05, GDT2T_hap1 encodes:
- the LOC103435161 gene encoding uncharacterized protein, which translates to MANARLARFITEVAPPQFVSVMRQGTSKVLDTINEEEREYVHTPNDSLPSSSSNRFARSSSSSSSAPSFASASASGAESKYFLRKVRRSLSVLGN; encoded by the coding sequence atggcGAATGCAAGACTAGCAAGGTTCATCACTGAAGTTGCACCGCCACAATTTGTGAGTGTGATGAGGCAAGGAACTTCAAAGGTGTTGGATACAATTaatgaggaggagagagaatatGTTCATACCCCAAATGATTCTCTCCCTTCATCATCATCCAACAGGTTTGCTCGTTCCTCTTCATCGTCATCGTCGGCACCAAGTTTCGCTTCTGCTTCTGCCTCCGGTGCCGAGTCAAAGTACTTTCTCAGGAAAGTTCGTAGGTCTTTGTCCGTGTTGGGAAACTAA
- the LOC103435162 gene encoding putative ALA-interacting subunit 2, with protein MEVDGSASTVSRGAQSIPRQTRRQKAFYQFQQQSLPACKPVLTPAWVITTFLLIGAIFIPAGLITLNVSQNVVEIVDQYDAECVPEAFKSNKVAYIKDNLIPKNCSRYLKVYKDMKAPIYIYYQLDNYYQNHRRYVKSRSDQQLLHGLGHNDTSSCQPEESNKDLPIVPCGLIAWSLFNDTYTFIRGRSELKVNRKDIAWKSDRDHKFGKHVYPFNFQNGTLIGGAKLDPKIPLSDQEDLIVWMRTAALPSFRKLYGRIEEDLDADDVLVVNLTNNYNTYSFGGKKKLILSTSSWLGGKNDFLGLAYTFVGSTSIFISVVFLLLHVKYPRTL; from the exons ATGGAAGTGGATGGAAGTGCCTCAACAGTTTCTAGGGGTGCTCAATCAATTCCACGGCAAACCAGGCGACAGAAGG cTTTTTATCAATTTCAACAGCAGAGTCTACCGGCTTGTAAACCCGTCCTCACACCAGCATGG GTGATTACCACATTTTTATTGATCGGGGCCATTTTCATACCTGCGGGGCTTATTACTCTTAACGTCTCCCAGAAT GTTGTGGAAATTGTGGACCAATATGATGCGGAATGTGTACCAGAGGCATTCAAGAGTAACAAGGTGGCATATATCAAAGATAACTTAATTCCTAAAAACTGTTCTCGGTACTTGAAG GTTTACAAGGACATGAAAGCTCCAATTTATATCTACTACCAGCTTGATAACTACTATCAAAACCACCGACG GTATGTCAAAAGTAGAAGTGATCAGCAGCTTTTACATGGATTGGGGCACAATGACACAAGCTCCTGTCAACCTGAGGAGTCCAACAAGGATCTTCCCATTGTTCCTTGTGGCTTGATAGCATGGAGTTTGTTTAATGATACATATACTTTTATTCGCGGAAGATCAGAATTAAAAGTCAACAGGAAGGACATAGCTTGGAAGAGCGACCGTGATCACAAATTTGGGAAGCATGTATATCCCTTTAATTTCCAGAACGGGACCTTGATTGGTGGTGCAAAGCTAGATCCAAAAATTCCT CTAAGCGATCAAGAAGACCTTATTGTATGGATGCGGACAGCTGCGCTCCCCAGTTTCCGGAAGCTGTACGGTAGAATTGAAGAGGATTTGGATGCAGATGATGTTCTAGTAGTGAATCTAACGAACAACTACAATACTTACAGTTTTGGTGGAAAAAAGAAGCTTATCCTTTCAACATCAAGTTGGTTAGGAGGAAAGAATGACTTCCTTGGACTTGCCTACACTTTTGTTGGTTCAACTTCCATATTCATTTCTGTTGTCTTCTTGTTGCTGCATGTGAAATATCCAAG AACTCTTTAA
- the LOC103435163 gene encoding uncharacterized protein: protein MSLIAGSYEKFIWGFKLRPLNPSSDSQSLTLTPLFSYPSHLSSITTVATAGSAAASGGTDDTIHLYDMSSATSLGSLHDHSATVTSLSFFTPPHLSFPLNLISADADGSLCIYEADPFVLLKSLKPHRKAINDVSLHPSGKLALTVGKDECLAMINLVRGKRSFYCRVGKEASLVSYDFSGEKFYMAMEEKVMVHEAEDAKLLCEFENSKRVLCVEPGENGVLFTGGEDRSITAWDTNSGKVAYRIEDAHSTRVKGIVTLTSKAGAVANEDPYLVASASSDGVIRVWDVRMAVNEKPNPLAEANTKSRLTCLAGSSLKSFKRPQVGKNVQEEKHDAET, encoded by the exons ATGAGCCTAATCGCGGGTTCCTACGAGAAGTTCATATGGGGCTTCAAGCTCAGACCCCTAAACCCTAGCTCCGATTCCCaatccctaaccctaaccccTCTCTTCTCCTACCCCTCCCACCTCTCCTCAATCACCACCGTCGCCACCGCCGGCTCAGCCGCTGCCTCCGGCGGCACCGATGACACCATTCACCTCTACGACATGTCCTCCGCCACCTCCCTCGGTTCCCTCCACGACCACTCCGCCACCGTcacctccctctccttcttcaCCCCTCCCCACCTCTCCTTCCCCCTCAACCTCATCTCCGCCGACGCCGACGGGTCCCTCTGCATCTACGAGGCCGACCCTTTCGTCCTCCTCAAGAGCCTCAAGCCGCACCGGAAGGCCATCAACGACGTGTCGTTGCACCCGTCCGGGAAGCTGGCGCTGACGGTGGGGAAAGACGAGTGCTTGGCGATGATTAATTTGGTGAGGGGGAAGAGGAGTTTCTATTGCAGAGTGGGGAAAGAGGCAAGCTTGGTGAGCTATGATTTCTCTGGAGAGAAGTTCTATATGGCTATGGAGGAGAAGGTGATGGTTCATGAGGCTGAAGATGCTAAGTTGCTTTGCGAATTCGAGAATTCGAAGCGAGTTCTTTGTGTTGAGCCCGGGGAG AATGGAGTTTTATTTACTGGTGGTGAAGATCGGAGTATTACAGCGTGGGACACAAACAGTGGGAAGGTTGCATATCGCATTGAGGATGCACATTCTACCCGTGTGAAGGGAATTGTTACGCTTACAAGCAAAGCAGGTGCTGTAGCCAATGAGGATCCCTATCTTGTGGCATCTGCCTCGTCAGATGGGGTTATACGTGTTTGGGATGTTCGCATGGCTGTTAATGAGAAGCCAAATCCATTGGCCGAGGCTAATACAAAATCAAGGCTTACTTGTCTGGCTGGATCATCTCTTAAAT CTTTCAAACGGCCACAGGTTGGAAAAAACGTTCAAGAAGAGAAGCATGATGCAGAAACATAA
- the LOC103435164 gene encoding uncharacterized protein has protein sequence MGQEEEEQQQEGEEAPPPSSDATSQEPSTQTSPPPPPFDPSRMIGIIKRKALIKELAAAYHAECLAYCQEILELQRKSDEPFIDLKPPEDLKKEIMRPPKRLKKPARH, from the exons ATGggtcaagaagaagaagaacagcagcaagaaggagaagaagctcCTCCACCTTCTTCCGACGCGACCTCTCAGGAACCCTCCACCCAAACCAGCCCTCCTCCTCCCCCTTTCGATCCCAGTCGAA TGATTGGCATCATTAAAAGAAAGGCCTTGATAAAAGAGTTAGCTGCTGCATACCATGCGGAGTGCCTTGCATACTGTCAAGAAATTTTGGAACTTCAAAGGAAATCAGATGAG CCATTTATTGACCTGAAACCCCCAGAGGATCTGAAGAAGGAGATAATGCGGCCCCCCAAGCGTCTAAAGAAACCAGCTAGACACTGA